In a single window of the Prevotella melaninogenica genome:
- the ung gene encoding uracil-DNA glycosylase: MNVKIEASWEQQLRGEFEKPYFQQLVEQVRQEYAQFSCYPPGKLIFNAFNLCPFDKVRVVIIGQDPYHEPGQAMGLSFSVPDGVQLPPSLQNIYKEIAADLGTPIYQSGDLTRWAEQGVLLLNATLTVRAHVANSHQRLGWGTFTDAAIKALSDGRENLVFMLWGGFARSKKALIDQQRHCVIESVHPSPLSANRGGWFGQHQFSRCNAYLTSCGAQPIEW; this comes from the coding sequence ATGAACGTAAAGATAGAAGCTTCGTGGGAACAACAACTGAGAGGAGAGTTTGAGAAACCTTACTTCCAGCAGTTGGTTGAGCAGGTGAGACAAGAGTATGCACAGTTCTCTTGTTATCCTCCAGGGAAGTTGATTTTCAATGCCTTTAATCTTTGTCCTTTCGATAAAGTAAGGGTTGTGATTATCGGTCAAGACCCTTATCATGAGCCCGGCCAGGCGATGGGATTAAGCTTCTCCGTGCCTGATGGGGTACAGCTTCCACCTTCATTGCAGAATATCTATAAGGAGATTGCAGCTGACTTGGGTACACCGATTTATCAGTCTGGTGACTTGACACGATGGGCAGAGCAAGGAGTTCTCCTGCTGAATGCTACACTTACCGTTCGTGCACACGTCGCTAATAGTCACCAGCGATTAGGGTGGGGAACCTTTACAGATGCAGCTATCAAGGCACTAAGTGATGGTCGAGAGAACTTAGTCTTTATGCTTTGGGGCGGTTTTGCGCGTAGTAAGAAGGCACTGATCGACCAGCAGCGACATTGTGTCATAGAAAGTGTACACCCTTCGCCACTCTCTGCTAATCGTGGTGGATGGTTTGGGCAGCACCAGTTCTCACGTTGTAACGCCTACTTGACCTCTTGTGGGGCGCAACCTATTGAGTGGTAG
- a CDS encoding DUF3109 family protein, producing the protein MGNTYDHIFMVGDVLVSPDIINVKFCCDLDKCHGQCCIDGDAGAPVTLDETMEIENILDTVWGDLSASGQAVIDKQGVAYTDEEGELVTSIVGGKDCVFTCYENGCCLCALERSYRNGKTGFVKPISCSLYPVRVKDFGNGTCGINYHHWRICADARKKGEELNLPLYKFLKEPLTRRFGKEWYDELCEVALQLISEQVDE; encoded by the coding sequence ATGGGTAATACGTATGATCATATATTCATGGTGGGCGATGTGCTTGTTTCACCAGATATAATCAATGTGAAGTTTTGCTGTGATCTCGATAAGTGTCATGGTCAATGCTGTATTGATGGAGATGCTGGCGCACCTGTGACCTTGGACGAGACAATGGAGATAGAGAACATTCTCGATACTGTTTGGGGTGATTTGTCTGCCTCTGGTCAGGCGGTCATCGACAAGCAGGGCGTTGCTTATACCGATGAAGAAGGTGAATTGGTGACGAGTATCGTTGGCGGTAAGGACTGTGTCTTTACTTGTTATGAGAATGGATGTTGTCTTTGTGCGTTGGAGCGTTCCTATCGTAATGGTAAGACAGGCTTTGTAAAGCCTATTTCTTGTTCGTTGTATCCCGTTAGAGTGAAAGACTTTGGTAATGGTACCTGTGGTATTAATTATCATCACTGGCGCATCTGTGCTGATGCAAGAAAAAAAGGAGAAGAACTAAATCTTCCCCTTTATAAGTTTTTGAAGGAACCTCTTACTCGTAGATTTGGCAAGGAGTGGTATGATGAATTGTGCGAAGTAGCTCTTCAGTTAATAAGTGAACAAGTTGACGAGTAG
- the ung gene encoding uracil-DNA glycosylase, which yields MEWILEESWREKLKDEMDEPYYRNLVEKVREEYENKTCYPPEDKIFNALNLCPFDKVKVVIMGQDPYFNPGQAMGLSFSVPEGVQLPPSLKTLYRALGINLNGINQPSGDLTRWAEQGVLLLNTVLTVREKQANSHRKYKWRLFTDAVIKALDAEREHIVFMLWGRIAQRKERFIRTDNGRHMVLKAIHPSPAVRRKGEWNGKEHFTCCNKYLNEHGIATIDWMVVSEQVDE from the coding sequence ATGGAATGGATTTTAGAAGAGTCGTGGCGTGAAAAGCTGAAAGACGAAATGGATGAACCCTACTACAGGAATTTGGTAGAAAAGGTGCGAGAGGAGTATGAGAATAAGACTTGCTATCCGCCAGAAGATAAGATTTTCAATGCCTTAAATCTTTGTCCTTTTGATAAGGTAAAGGTTGTCATTATGGGGCAGGACCCTTATTTCAATCCTGGTCAAGCTATGGGGCTGAGTTTCTCCGTGCCTGAAGGCGTACAGCTTCCGCCTTCATTGAAGACTCTATATAGGGCACTTGGGATTAATCTCAATGGGATTAATCAGCCTTCGGGAGACCTTACACGCTGGGCTGAACAAGGTGTGTTGTTGTTGAATACGGTATTGACTGTGCGTGAGAAGCAAGCTAACAGTCATCGTAAATACAAGTGGCGGCTTTTTACGGATGCTGTTATCAAGGCATTGGATGCTGAGCGTGAGCATATCGTCTTTATGTTATGGGGACGTATAGCGCAACGAAAGGAGCGTTTTATACGTACGGATAATGGCAGGCATATGGTTTTGAAGGCGATACACCCTTCACCGGCTGTCCGCCGTAAAGGAGAATGGAATGGAAAAGAACATTTCACGTGCTGCAACAAGTATTTAAATGAGCATGGAATTGCAACTATTGACTGGATGGTAGTGAGTGAACAAGTTGACGAGTGA
- the gyrB gene encoding DNA topoisomerase (ATP-hydrolyzing) subunit B: MAENPENENNYSASNIQVLEGLEAVRKRPAMYIGDISEKGLHHLINETVDNSIDEAMAGYCQNIEVTINEDNSITVEDDGRGIPVDMHEKLHKSALEVVMTVLHAGGKFDKGSYKVSGGLHGVGVSCVNALSSHMKSQVFRDGKIYQQEYEKGKPLYPVKVVGETEKTGTRQQFWPDPEIFTTTVYQWAIVARRMRELAYLNAGIKITLSDLRPDPETGKTRTEVFHAKDGLKEFVRYVDRHRQHLFDDVIYLKTEKQNIPIEVAVMYNTDYTENIHSYVNNINTIEGGTHLQGFRAALTRTLKTYADNDPQISKQLEKAKIEIAGEDFREGLTAVISIKVAEPQFEGQTKTKLGNSEVSGAVQQAVGEALTDYLEEHPNEAKMICNKVILAATARVAARKARESVQRKNVMSGGGLPGKLADCSNKDPKDCEIFLVEGDSAGGSAKQGRDRYTQAILPLRGKILNVEKVQRHRVFEAESVMNIIQSIGVRFGVEGEGDFEANTDKLRYDKIIIMTDADVDGSHIDTLIMTLFYRYMPKVIEQGHLYIATPPLYKCTYKKVSEYCYTEQQRQAFIDKYANGNEDGKTIHTQRYKGLGEMNPEQLWETTMDPKTRLLKQVTIENAADADEIFSMLMGDDVEPRREFIEKNATYANIDA, translated from the coding sequence ATGGCAGAAAATCCAGAAAACGAGAATAATTACTCCGCCAGTAACATCCAAGTCTTAGAAGGATTGGAAGCAGTACGCAAGCGTCCTGCTATGTACATTGGTGACATCAGTGAGAAGGGACTCCACCACTTGATTAACGAGACCGTCGATAACTCTATCGACGAAGCAATGGCTGGCTACTGTCAGAACATTGAAGTTACAATCAACGAGGACAACTCCATTACCGTTGAGGATGATGGTCGTGGTATCCCTGTTGACATGCACGAGAAGCTTCACAAGAGCGCCCTTGAAGTTGTTATGACCGTCCTCCACGCAGGTGGTAAGTTCGATAAGGGTTCGTACAAAGTCAGCGGTGGTCTGCATGGTGTAGGTGTAAGTTGTGTAAATGCACTTTCTTCACACATGAAGTCACAGGTGTTCCGTGATGGTAAAATCTACCAGCAGGAATACGAGAAGGGTAAGCCTCTCTATCCTGTAAAGGTTGTTGGCGAGACCGAAAAGACTGGTACACGTCAGCAGTTCTGGCCAGACCCAGAGATATTTACTACTACAGTTTACCAATGGGCAATCGTTGCACGTCGTATGCGCGAGTTGGCTTATCTGAATGCTGGTATCAAGATTACGCTTTCTGACCTTCGTCCAGATCCTGAAACAGGTAAGACACGCACTGAGGTCTTCCATGCTAAGGATGGTTTGAAGGAGTTTGTTCGTTACGTTGATCGCCATCGTCAGCACCTCTTCGATGATGTTATCTATCTCAAAACAGAGAAGCAGAACATTCCAATCGAGGTGGCTGTGATGTACAACACTGATTATACAGAGAATATCCACTCATACGTTAACAATATCAACACTATCGAGGGTGGTACTCACTTGCAGGGATTCCGTGCTGCATTGACTCGTACATTGAAGACATACGCAGACAATGACCCACAGATCTCTAAGCAGTTGGAGAAAGCTAAGATTGAGATTGCTGGTGAAGACTTCCGCGAAGGCTTGACAGCAGTCATCTCTATCAAGGTTGCTGAGCCACAATTTGAGGGCCAGACAAAGACCAAACTCGGTAATAGTGAGGTTTCAGGTGCCGTTCAGCAGGCTGTTGGTGAAGCGCTGACAGATTACCTCGAGGAGCATCCTAACGAGGCAAAGATGATCTGTAATAAGGTTATTCTTGCTGCTACAGCTCGTGTTGCAGCCCGTAAGGCACGTGAAAGCGTACAGCGTAAGAACGTGATGAGCGGTGGTGGATTGCCTGGTAAGTTGGCTGACTGTTCTAATAAGGACCCTAAGGACTGTGAAATCTTCCTCGTCGAGGGTGATTCTGCGGGTGGTTCAGCTAAGCAGGGACGTGACCGTTATACACAGGCTATCCTCCCTCTCCGTGGTAAAATTCTAAACGTAGAGAAGGTTCAGCGCCATCGTGTATTCGAAGCAGAGTCTGTTATGAATATTATTCAGTCTATTGGCGTACGCTTCGGTGTTGAGGGAGAAGGCGACTTTGAGGCAAATACTGATAAACTTCGCTATGATAAGATTATCATCATGACCGATGCCGACGTCGATGGTTCTCACATCGACACACTGATTATGACGCTCTTCTATCGTTATATGCCAAAGGTTATCGAGCAGGGACACCTGTATATCGCTACACCACCACTCTACAAGTGTACTTACAAGAAAGTAAGCGAATACTGCTACACTGAGCAACAGCGCCAAGCTTTCATCGATAAGTATGCGAATGGCAACGAAGATGGTAAGACTATCCACACACAGCGATACAAGGGTCTTGGTGAGATGAACCCAGAGCAGCTTTGGGAAACAACTATGGACCCAAAGACACGACTCTTGAAGCAGGTGACTATCGAGAATGCTGCTGATGCTGACGAGATATTCTCTATGCTGATGGGTGATGATGTTGAGCCTCGTCGTGAGTTTATCGAGAAGAATGCGACCTATGCTAACATTGATGCATAA
- a CDS encoding helix-turn-helix domain-containing protein: MNKKIRLLEVNVAQAKAVYPEGKYIDNDLILFEDITQVPLPTSPSRMKSLFLALCTSGHAQYTVDTKMHEVSSGDVIIISEEQVVADYMLSQDCKGIALIMSYDFFQNIVSGVHELSALFLFARTHPVFHLDDNQTKALENDIEHIKEKIIDIGHRFRRELVMTMLKALVIDMSNIIYRFQQVGEAGQTRAEVIFRDFIQTVEKNYRTERRVSWYAQQLCITSKYLSETVRTVSRRTPSDWIDSYVTRELRVMLRNSTMSIKQIADELNFANQSFLGKYFKEHVGMSPSKFRKS; this comes from the coding sequence ATGAACAAAAAGATAAGACTTCTCGAAGTTAATGTAGCACAAGCAAAAGCAGTCTATCCTGAAGGTAAATATATAGACAACGACCTTATTCTCTTCGAAGATATTACGCAAGTACCACTTCCTACCAGTCCTTCTCGCATGAAGTCACTCTTTCTTGCACTCTGTACCAGCGGTCATGCGCAATATACCGTTGACACAAAGATGCACGAGGTGAGCTCTGGAGACGTCATTATCATCAGCGAGGAGCAGGTAGTTGCTGATTATATGCTTTCACAAGATTGCAAGGGAATCGCCCTCATCATGTCATACGATTTCTTTCAGAACATTGTAAGTGGAGTCCACGAACTTTCTGCTCTCTTCCTCTTTGCCCGTACACATCCCGTTTTCCATCTTGATGACAATCAGACTAAAGCATTGGAAAACGATATCGAACATATCAAAGAAAAGATTATTGATATTGGCCACCGTTTCCGCCGTGAGTTGGTTATGACAATGCTAAAGGCACTTGTCATCGACATGAGTAACATCATCTATCGCTTCCAACAAGTAGGAGAAGCTGGACAGACACGTGCTGAGGTCATCTTCCGTGACTTCATACAAACTGTGGAGAAGAACTACCGTACGGAACGACGTGTTAGCTGGTATGCACAACAGTTGTGTATCACATCGAAATACCTCTCTGAGACGGTGCGTACAGTCAGCAGACGTACGCCAAGCGACTGGATTGACTCCTATGTGACACGTGAATTACGCGTAATGTTAAGAAACAGTACGATGAGTATTAAGCAGATAGCTGATGAGCTAAACTTCGCTAATCAGAGCTTTTTGGGTAAATACTTTAAGGAACATGTGGGCATGAGTCCCTCGAAGTTTAGGAAAAGTTGA